From one Aerosakkonema funiforme FACHB-1375 genomic stretch:
- a CDS encoding (2Fe-2S) ferredoxin domain-containing protein — MAEPRCVLICQNRSCLNNSSAEVLTAFQAAEVPGVRVESSGCMGQCSSGPTVRIVPDETWYCRVKTSDVPEIVERHLIGGKLVEAKLNPRIHLRMEMFSS; from the coding sequence ATGGCAGAACCTCGTTGCGTATTGATTTGTCAGAACCGTTCTTGCTTGAATAACAGCTCGGCAGAGGTGCTAACAGCTTTTCAGGCGGCAGAAGTTCCTGGAGTGAGGGTGGAAAGTAGCGGTTGTATGGGGCAGTGCAGCTCTGGCCCTACCGTGCGGATAGTCCCTGACGAGACTTGGTATTGCCGGGTAAAAACCAGCGATGTACCTGAAATTGTGGAACGACATTTGATCGGCGGGAAACTTGTGGAAGCTAAGTTGAACCCGCGAATTCATCTCCGTATGGAAATGTTTTCTTCTTAA
- a CDS encoding aspartate aminotransferase, translated as MTLSWISPAQRLQALPPYVFARLDELKARAREQGLDLIDLGMGNPDGATPQPVVEAAIAALQNPANHGYPPFEGTASFRRTIVSWYKRRYDVELAPDSEVLPLLGSKEGLTHLAIAYINPGDLVLVPSPAYPAHFRGPVIAGGKVHSIILKPENDWLIDVTTIPDDVARQAKILYFNYPSNPTAATAPRELFEEIVEFARKYEILLVHDLCYAELAFDGYQPTSLLEIPGAKEIGVEFHTMSKTYNMAGWRVGFVVGNRHIIQGLRTLKTNLDYGIFAALQSAAETALQLPDEYLQEVQQRYRRRRDFLIEGLAALGWNIPKTKATMYLWVPCPPGVTSTDFALSVLQQTGVVVTPGNAFGIAGEGYVRISLIAECDRLAEALHRFKQANIHY; from the coding sequence ATGACATTATCTTGGATTAGTCCCGCCCAGCGGCTGCAAGCGCTGCCGCCTTACGTATTTGCCCGCTTGGATGAATTGAAAGCCCGCGCCCGCGAACAGGGTCTGGATTTGATCGATTTGGGGATGGGGAATCCGGACGGGGCGACGCCCCAGCCGGTGGTAGAAGCAGCGATCGCCGCCTTGCAAAATCCCGCCAATCACGGATATCCGCCTTTTGAAGGTACTGCTAGCTTTCGCCGCACGATCGTCAGTTGGTACAAACGGCGCTATGATGTTGAGCTAGCTCCCGATAGCGAAGTTTTGCCTTTGTTGGGTTCCAAAGAAGGTCTTACCCACTTGGCGATCGCTTACATCAATCCAGGAGATTTGGTATTGGTACCGTCTCCAGCTTACCCAGCCCATTTTCGCGGCCCCGTAATTGCTGGCGGTAAAGTTCACAGTATAATTTTGAAACCGGAAAATGACTGGCTAATTGATGTAACTACCATTCCCGATGATGTCGCCAGACAGGCAAAAATTCTCTACTTCAACTATCCCAGCAATCCCACTGCCGCGACTGCGCCTCGCGAACTTTTTGAAGAAATTGTCGAATTTGCTCGCAAGTACGAGATTTTGCTGGTGCATGACCTTTGTTATGCGGAATTAGCCTTTGATGGTTATCAGCCGACCAGTTTGTTAGAAATTCCGGGAGCGAAGGAAATCGGTGTAGAGTTCCACACCATGTCGAAAACCTACAATATGGCGGGTTGGCGGGTGGGTTTTGTCGTGGGTAACCGCCACATTATTCAAGGGTTAAGAACTTTAAAAACCAATCTGGACTACGGTATCTTTGCTGCCTTACAATCAGCAGCAGAAACCGCACTCCAACTGCCAGATGAATATTTACAGGAGGTGCAACAACGGTATCGTCGCCGCCGGGATTTTCTGATCGAAGGTTTGGCTGCCTTGGGTTGGAATATCCCGAAAACGAAGGCTACGATGTATTTGTGGGTGCCATGTCCTCCGGGAGTTACCTCAACAGATTTTGCTCTTTCTGTATTGCAGCAGACTGGCGTTGTCGTTACACCTGGAAATGCTTTTGGTATTGCAGGTGAAGGCTATGTACGGATAAGTTTGATAGCAGAGTGCGATCGCCTTGCAGAAGCCTTGCACCGATTCAAACAGGCAAATATTCACTATTAG
- a CDS encoding serpin family protein: MLRAKGTGYWGRGTEELFNATLSQSPIVTPHVPNEVNPKLIAAYTKFSFKLFSQIQKKQPDENIFISPASIAIALAITYNGASGKTQEAIAQTLELQGIAIQELNQANAALKDTLTNADSQVELSIANSFWGKDNQPFKPEFIQKIQKFYGVELKNADFTDARTISSINGWVKQSTNGNIDKIVDGIEPDTVFMLFNAIYFFGNWTYPFPKQATQERLFTLLDGTQKAHPLMFRQLYQAKYYENETFQAVSLPYGEKRLSLYVFLPRKGINIRKFYENLNAENWEIWINNINAEQNYEEEIPLLIGMPRLQLEYEIDLEDVFKNMGMEIAFRKDADFSAMANPPLWISFIKHKTFVEVNEEGTKASAVTTVGSTRGGAVTMIVDRPFFCAIRDERTGTILFMGSIVDPISAN, from the coding sequence ATGTTGCGTGCAAAGGGGACTGGGTACTGGGGCAGAGGGACAGAGGAACTTTTTAACGCCACACTTTCCCAGTCTCCCATCGTAACTCCCCATGTCCCAAATGAAGTGAATCCCAAGCTGATTGCAGCTTACACCAAGTTTAGCTTCAAGCTATTCTCCCAAATCCAAAAGAAACAGCCTGACGAAAATATTTTTATCTCTCCTGCCAGCATTGCGATCGCCCTAGCGATTACCTACAATGGGGCAAGCGGCAAAACCCAGGAAGCGATCGCACAAACCTTAGAATTACAAGGGATCGCTATCCAGGAACTAAATCAAGCAAATGCCGCACTGAAAGATACTTTGACGAATGCAGATTCCCAAGTTGAGCTATCAATTGCTAATTCCTTCTGGGGTAAAGATAACCAACCTTTTAAGCCTGAATTTATTCAAAAAATCCAGAAATTTTACGGTGTAGAACTGAAAAATGCTGACTTTACCGATGCTAGGACTATATCTAGTATAAACGGTTGGGTAAAGCAAAGTACCAACGGAAACATAGACAAAATAGTCGATGGCATCGAACCGGATACTGTTTTTATGCTGTTCAATGCTATTTACTTTTTTGGCAATTGGACGTATCCATTTCCTAAGCAAGCAACTCAAGAACGATTATTCACTTTATTGGACGGAACTCAAAAGGCTCACCCGCTCATGTTCCGGCAACTTTACCAAGCTAAGTATTATGAAAATGAAACGTTTCAGGCAGTTAGTTTACCCTATGGTGAAAAACGTTTAAGTCTGTACGTCTTCTTACCAAGAAAAGGAATTAATATTAGAAAATTTTATGAAAATCTGAATGCTGAAAATTGGGAAATCTGGATAAATAATATTAACGCTGAGCAAAATTATGAAGAAGAAATACCACTTTTAATTGGAATGCCGCGATTGCAATTAGAGTACGAAATAGATTTAGAAGATGTGTTTAAAAACATGGGTATGGAAATTGCTTTTCGGAAAGATGCTGATTTTTCAGCTATGGCAAACCCACCTTTATGGATTAGCTTTATTAAACACAAGACTTTTGTAGAAGTCAACGAAGAAGGTACTAAAGCATCAGCAGTCACGACAGTAGGAAGTACTAGAGGAGGGGCGGTAACAATGATTGTCGATCGCCCCTTTTTCTGTGCCATTAGAGACGAGCGAACGGGAACAATCCTGTTCATGGGTTCCATTGTAGATCCCATATCCGCTAATTGA
- a CDS encoding UPF0175 family protein, whose product MQITVEIPDEIAERLEQTRGSLSRRLLEIIIADAYHCGKVNTAEVRQILNLPSRLETHAFLKRMGVYLNYDEAELEQYLQTLEEFRGQ is encoded by the coding sequence ATGCAAATCACGGTTGAAATTCCTGATGAAATTGCTGAACGCCTAGAGCAAACCAGGGGTAGTCTCTCTCGTCGGCTCCTAGAAATAATTATTGCTGATGCTTACCACTGTGGTAAAGTTAACACTGCTGAAGTGCGCCAAATACTCAATCTACCATCTCGTCTTGAGACTCACGCCTTTTTGAAGCGGATGGGTGTTTACCTGAACTATGACGAAGCAGAATTAGAACAATATCTTCAAACTCTTGAGGAGTTCAGAGGGCAATGA
- a CDS encoding branched-chain amino acid transaminase has translation MYSFLPIAFFKNEFVPFEEARISIATHALHYGTGAFGGLRGIPDPQNPKQILLFRLDRHCQRLSQSAKFLHYDLPAQKIEETIVTFVKKNQPNKSFYIRPFVYTSDLGIAPRVHNIEKDFFVYGLELGDYLSADGVNCRISSWYRQEDRSFPLRGKISAAYITSSLAKTEAVESGFDEAILMNSQGKVCEASGMNIFLVRNGQLITPGFDQDILEGITRDSIVKIAKDLGIETIERSVDKSELFIADEVFLSGTAAKITPVNRIENYQLPETRPLTEKLKEKLTAITENRDPNYQNWVYAISLDG, from the coding sequence ATGTACAGTTTTCTGCCAATAGCTTTCTTTAAAAACGAATTTGTACCATTTGAAGAAGCTAGAATATCGATCGCCACCCATGCCTTACACTACGGAACAGGTGCATTTGGAGGACTGCGCGGTATCCCCGATCCGCAAAACCCCAAACAAATTTTGCTGTTTAGATTAGACCGCCACTGCCAAAGGTTAAGTCAAAGCGCTAAGTTTTTACACTACGATTTGCCAGCTCAAAAAATAGAAGAAACTATAGTTACATTCGTCAAAAAAAATCAACCCAATAAATCTTTTTACATCAGACCGTTTGTTTACACATCAGACTTGGGAATAGCCCCCAGAGTTCACAATATAGAAAAAGACTTCTTTGTTTATGGATTGGAACTGGGAGATTACCTCTCTGCCGATGGAGTAAACTGCCGAATCAGCTCTTGGTACAGACAAGAAGACCGCAGTTTTCCATTAAGAGGTAAGATCAGCGCCGCCTACATCACATCTTCTTTGGCAAAAACCGAAGCAGTAGAATCCGGTTTTGATGAAGCGATTTTAATGAACTCCCAAGGGAAAGTATGCGAAGCTTCTGGGATGAACATATTCTTGGTGAGAAACGGGCAATTGATTACGCCAGGATTTGACCAAGATATCTTAGAAGGAATCACCAGAGATAGCATCGTCAAAATCGCCAAAGACTTGGGCATTGAAACGATCGAAAGATCCGTAGATAAATCCGAGTTGTTCATCGCAGACGAAGTTTTCCTCAGCGGGACAGCAGCGAAGATAACACCAGTCAACAGAATTGAAAATTACCAATTGCCCGAAACCAGGCCATTAACTGAAAAACTCAAAGAAAAACTCACCGCAATTACAGAAAACAGAGACCCAAATTACCAAAACTGGGTATACGCGATTTCCCTGGACGGATAA
- a CDS encoding Ycf51 family protein produces MITTAQFIQAAGWAGIATLAFAALAIIAFIFKWGIRFRLVGVTGFTGVLSGGLFALGLGLFTHTTVPGAVRYSLIYDNGATLAAIALPPQITESQLEATLRQAGADLFSYGRLGSGDGKLTIRARTIIHPEAGVSQPLYLGEVTRSLANQDKQLTVEIYRDNLARLPKSTTEQENS; encoded by the coding sequence ATGATTACTACAGCTCAGTTCATCCAAGCCGCCGGGTGGGCAGGTATCGCCACTCTAGCTTTTGCTGCCTTGGCAATAATCGCATTTATCTTTAAATGGGGTATCCGCTTTCGCTTAGTGGGTGTGACCGGTTTTACGGGAGTCCTCTCAGGCGGTTTATTTGCCTTGGGATTGGGACTTTTTACCCACACAACCGTTCCGGGCGCGGTTCGCTATTCGCTAATCTACGATAATGGGGCGACTCTAGCAGCGATCGCACTACCCCCTCAAATTACCGAATCCCAATTGGAAGCTACCCTGCGTCAAGCTGGTGCCGATTTGTTTTCCTACGGTCGGTTGGGTAGCGGAGATGGTAAACTGACTATCCGCGCTCGTACTATTATCCATCCCGAAGCGGGAGTTTCGCAACCGCTATACTTAGGCGAAGTGACGCGATCGCTTGCCAATCAGGACAAACAGCTTACAGTGGAAATCTATCGAGACAACTTAGCCCGATTGCCAAAATCAACCACTGAGCAGGAAAATAGTTAA
- a CDS encoding iron-containing alcohol dehydrogenase: protein MSTPTATALTPIVVAPAQVIRGNLVLGGEAIARLGRRPLVVGGETTLAALQGELPKILEQQQLNAATASYSPDCTEASLAFLRSKVQEHQADVIIGVGGGKALDTAKLLAHQCQLPIATVPTSAATCAAWTALANVYSSEGAFLYDVPLDRCPDLLILDYTLIQTAPQRTLVAGIGDALAKWYEASVSSASSQATFIIAAVQQARVLRDILFQKSAAALKEPGGEEWRSVVDATVMLAGVIGGLGGAQCRTVAAHAVHNGLTHISASHSSLHGEKVAYGILVQLRLEEMVQGNQLAATARQQLLKFYDEIGLPQSLEDLGLGNIALSDLRQAAEIACAANSDIHRLPFKVAPDHLMAAMVSTTTSAIKN from the coding sequence GTGTCTACTCCAACTGCTACTGCGTTGACTCCTATTGTTGTTGCCCCAGCCCAAGTAATACGTGGCAACCTGGTGCTGGGCGGCGAAGCAATTGCACGCTTGGGTCGTCGTCCCTTGGTTGTCGGCGGCGAAACTACCCTAGCGGCGCTTCAGGGTGAATTGCCAAAAATTCTGGAACAGCAACAGCTGAATGCGGCTACTGCGTCCTACAGTCCAGATTGTACCGAAGCGAGTCTGGCATTCCTGCGAAGCAAAGTACAAGAACATCAAGCGGATGTAATTATCGGTGTTGGTGGTGGAAAGGCTTTAGACACCGCCAAATTACTGGCCCATCAGTGCCAATTGCCGATCGCTACCGTACCGACCTCAGCTGCGACTTGCGCCGCTTGGACAGCACTTGCCAACGTCTACTCATCAGAGGGAGCATTTCTATATGATGTGCCGCTCGATCGCTGTCCGGATTTGTTGATTTTAGATTACACTCTCATCCAAACAGCTCCCCAGCGAACCCTGGTGGCAGGAATTGGAGACGCCTTGGCTAAGTGGTACGAAGCATCTGTCAGCAGCGCCAGTTCCCAAGCGACCTTCATTATTGCCGCCGTACAACAAGCGAGAGTTTTGCGAGATATTTTATTCCAAAAATCAGCAGCCGCCCTCAAAGAACCGGGCGGAGAGGAATGGCGATCGGTGGTAGATGCTACAGTTATGCTGGCTGGTGTCATCGGCGGACTGGGAGGGGCCCAATGTCGCACAGTCGCCGCCCACGCCGTCCACAACGGTTTGACGCACATATCTGCAAGTCACAGTTCCCTGCACGGCGAAAAAGTAGCTTATGGCATTTTGGTACAGCTGCGCTTGGAAGAAATGGTACAGGGAAATCAGCTCGCAGCCACAGCACGACAGCAACTGCTGAAGTTTTACGATGAGATTGGATTGCCGCAAAGCTTAGAGGATTTGGGTTTGGGAAACATCGCGCTTTCCGATCTGCGGCAAGCAGCTGAGATTGCTTGCGCCGCTAATTCGGATATTCATCGGCTACCCTTTAAAGTTGCACCAGACCATCTGATGGCAGCTATGGTTTCCACAACTACTTCGGCAATCAAAAATTAA
- the sufU gene encoding Fe-S cluster assembly sulfur transfer protein SufU, which produces MTLGNLRDLYQQVILEHYKKPKHKGKTNPVHRYQKGHNPSCGDTIELTLQLDEAGDTILDAKFEGEGCAISMASADLMAEALRGKTVKEALEMVERFQNMMKGSAEFPKELRKLNVMQGVAQFPVRIKCANLTWHALKAALESVNDKQADGFVSNEKE; this is translated from the coding sequence ATGACTCTGGGCAATCTGCGCGACCTGTATCAACAGGTGATTCTGGAACACTACAAGAAGCCAAAGCACAAAGGCAAAACCAATCCGGTGCATCGGTATCAGAAGGGACATAACCCTTCCTGCGGCGATACGATCGAGCTAACGTTGCAGCTCGACGAAGCCGGGGATACCATACTAGATGCCAAATTTGAAGGCGAAGGCTGTGCGATCTCAATGGCATCTGCGGACTTGATGGCAGAAGCTTTGCGGGGTAAAACCGTAAAAGAAGCGCTAGAGATGGTGGAACGCTTCCAAAACATGATGAAAGGAAGCGCAGAGTTTCCCAAAGAACTGCGAAAATTGAACGTCATGCAAGGCGTCGCCCAGTTCCCCGTGCGGATTAAATGTGCTAACCTAACCTGGCACGCCCTCAAAGCTGCCTTAGAATCGGTCAACGATAAGCAGGCAGATGGGTTTGTCAGCAACGAAAAAGAATAA